DNA from Romeriopsis navalis LEGE 11480:
CGCTGCGCCTTCCTATCCCATACTCAGATAACCGATGACGCAGCCTGTAGCCTGTGGTTACAAGCACCTTGGGCATTTCGTGAAATAATTCATAATTCAACTAAACCGTGGTTTTTGGGAACACTAGGCATTATTGGTTTAGTGATTTACGGTTTGCTTTTTAGTTACTTTGTTTTCTTCCGCTTAGGCAAAGCAAAGCGCAATGCCCTGAGTTAATCAGGCAAACCTGCGCCGCGCTGATTTGATTAATTATTCACTCCGCTCACGCATGATCATCAAGCGGGAAATTGACCCAGCTTTGAAATTGCCGATGAGCCCATATAACTAACTGCAACATCGCAGTGCCCTTGATAGCATTCGTTTCCGTTCAAAGCTAACTATATTGCCGTTAACTTTATGGACATAGCGATGACCGTTTCCATCGGCCGACGTTTGGAGCAGTACACCCTACAGCACCCGAATGAAGTTTTGCTAGTTGCATTTGAAGTCGCAGGACATGCGGATCAAGTCGCCATTTTTAAAGGATTTTCCAGCTCGTTGATGTGCCCCACCGCATTTGACCCGGATGTGCCGGTGATGCCAGATAGTGCAGTGATCCAGGCCATCGATCGACTGGAAAGTCCCTACAATCCCAACAGTCCCCGCTATATTCAGCGCAATCTGAGCTGGGAAGAGTTTCAAGGATTACTGCCAACCAGCGCTTAAGCACGATCGGTGGCAAATTGCCTCGGCATTCGGCAGTTTGAGCCCCATGCAATTTGCCAAATTTTATTTGTCAAGCCCTGCATCCCATGTCAGGATCGAGAGAATTTATTGTTACTCGATGGATTTGTTGATCCTGCAAATGATGCAACAAGTTCACGTTCATGTGCTGTGAGGAGATCTCAAAACATGCCATCTAAC
Protein-coding regions in this window:
- a CDS encoding DUF7734 family protein, yielding MTVSIGRRLEQYTLQHPNEVLLVAFEVAGHADQVAIFKGFSSSLMCPTAFDPDVPVMPDSAVIQAIDRLESPYNPNSPRYIQRNLSWEEFQGLLPTSA